Proteins encoded within one genomic window of Lysinibacillus sphaericus:
- a CDS encoding 2,3-butanediol dehydrogenase: MKAAVWYGEKDIRIEDRELKALKDNEVTVRVAWAGICGSDLHEYQEGPVFIPTKEKDELTGEIAPLIMGHEFAGTIEKVGANVTKFKVGDRVAINPTLTHGNKPEDMDAYDGFSFIGLHGDGGFTTYANAPESNVYLLPETMTLEDGALVEPTAVAVQAVKEGNLRFGDTVAIFGAGPIGLLTAIAAKAAGASKIIVLDLSETRLEKAKELGATHVINSGEVDGVEAIRAIVPDGVDVSFEVAGVAPTFKQAIDATRARGTMVIVSIFARPIEWNPIHLTNTGVKITSSIAYTPTSFQQTVDLMGSGQLKPQGIITGRIQLDDIVEKGFEALTNDKSQAKILVELSGEK; this comes from the coding sequence ATGAAAGCAGCAGTTTGGTACGGAGAAAAAGACATTCGTATTGAGGACAGAGAATTAAAAGCTCTTAAAGATAATGAAGTTACAGTTCGTGTAGCTTGGGCTGGTATTTGTGGTAGTGATTTACATGAATATCAAGAAGGACCTGTCTTTATTCCAACAAAAGAAAAAGATGAATTAACTGGTGAAATCGCTCCACTGATTATGGGGCATGAATTTGCAGGAACTATTGAAAAAGTTGGTGCAAACGTTACTAAGTTTAAAGTGGGCGATCGCGTTGCAATTAACCCTACATTAACGCACGGTAACAAACCTGAAGATATGGACGCTTATGATGGTTTTAGCTTCATTGGTTTACATGGCGATGGTGGCTTCACTACTTATGCAAATGCTCCTGAAAGTAATGTTTATTTACTACCTGAAACAATGACACTTGAAGACGGTGCACTTGTTGAACCGACAGCTGTAGCAGTACAAGCTGTAAAAGAGGGTAATTTACGTTTCGGTGATACTGTGGCGATTTTTGGTGCTGGCCCAATCGGCTTATTAACGGCTATTGCAGCTAAAGCAGCTGGTGCAAGTAAAATTATCGTATTAGATTTATCTGAAACACGTCTTGAAAAAGCAAAAGAACTTGGTGCAACGCACGTGATTAACTCTGGTGAAGTAGATGGTGTAGAAGCAATTCGCGCAATCGTTCCAGATGGTGTGGATGTATCATTTGAAGTTGCAGGTGTTGCGCCAACATTTAAACAAGCAATCGATGCAACAAGAGCTCGTGGTACTATGGTTATTGTATCAATCTTTGCTCGTCCAATTGAATGGAATCCAATTCATTTAACAAATACAGGTGTGAAAATTACTTCAAGTATTGCTTACACACCAACATCATTCCAACAAACAGTTGATTTAATGGGCAGTGGTCAATTAAAACCTCAAGGAATTATTACTGGCCGTATTCAATTAGATGATATCGTTGAAAAAGGCTTTGAAGCTTTAACAAACGATAAATCACAAGCTAAAATTTTAGTAGAATTAAGCGGCGAGAAATAA
- a CDS encoding TRM11 family SAM-dependent methyltransferase: MINEQHTNKYIYTYVHHVDEYDLCRMEMRSFFGVDSSSNYMISNLEVDPSRSPFIQDRLEVLFEDHSVENIKKLVKNLIVGEKTYKVVCLNNFVIGQTKKISQPERRRIERELGLCIEGDPDLNYPEIIFGLILIDGKWYFGKHLKSESIWRKHLHKPNSYSTALSTRVARAVANIAIPQPQNIRAIDPCCGIGTVIVEALSMGIDIEGRDINHFVCSGSRENIAYFGLQGKITLGPISEVTEHYDVAIIDLPYNLFTHSSREDQYNILKHARRIADKVVVVTIETIDDLIHDAGFMIADRCIAKKQSFLRQILLCQ, translated from the coding sequence TTGATTAATGAACAACATACCAATAAATATATATACACATATGTCCATCATGTAGATGAATACGATTTATGTAGAATGGAGATGCGCTCTTTTTTCGGTGTAGATTCCTCATCAAACTATATGATAAGCAATCTAGAAGTTGACCCTAGTCGTAGTCCTTTTATACAAGATCGACTTGAAGTGCTGTTTGAAGACCATAGCGTAGAAAATATAAAAAAATTAGTGAAGAATTTAATAGTTGGTGAAAAAACTTATAAGGTAGTTTGTTTAAATAATTTTGTTATAGGTCAAACAAAGAAAATTTCTCAGCCAGAGCGCCGACGAATAGAACGCGAGCTAGGATTGTGTATCGAGGGAGACCCTGATCTAAATTATCCTGAAATTATTTTTGGTCTTATTTTAATAGATGGAAAATGGTATTTCGGTAAACATCTGAAAAGTGAGTCCATTTGGCGTAAACATTTACATAAACCAAATAGTTATTCAACAGCACTTAGTACAAGAGTTGCTCGCGCCGTTGCCAATATCGCCATTCCTCAGCCACAAAATATTCGTGCTATTGACCCTTGCTGTGGTATAGGAACGGTAATAGTAGAAGCTCTTTCTATGGGTATTGATATTGAAGGAAGAGATATCAATCATTTTGTTTGTAGCGGTTCTCGCGAAAATATAGCCTATTTTGGTTTACAAGGAAAGATTACTTTAGGTCCCATTTCAGAAGTAACAGAACACTATGATGTAGCTATTATTGATTTACCATATAATTTGTTTACGCATTCATCACGTGAAGATCAATATAATATACTTAAACATGCTCGTCGAATTGCGGATAAAGTAGTTGTCGTTACTATTGAAACAATTGATGATTTAATACATGATGCTGGTTTCATGATTGCCGATCGCTGCATTGCGAAAAAGCAGTCTTTCTTACGTCAGATTTTATTATGTCAATAA
- a CDS encoding tellurite resistance TerB family protein codes for MGLFDIFKGDKVHNKQGMNPHFAFVTSLLYMMGADGEYDNEEIGQLLSVIGGKKKGSTVYVGGNHNDLMDQVIKYVNRNSVDQFLLEAAPALTDAQKMCILVNIIDSSLSDGEAEIQEQQLFAKFLKAFGISEERFKPFFEVIVLKNDRSVFLNPNHAKNQTGYKVNLSK; via the coding sequence GTGGGATTATTTGATATCTTTAAAGGGGACAAGGTTCATAACAAACAAGGTATGAATCCCCATTTTGCATTTGTAACATCTTTACTTTATATGATGGGGGCAGATGGTGAATATGATAATGAGGAAATAGGTCAGTTGTTATCAGTTATTGGAGGTAAGAAAAAAGGCAGTACAGTTTATGTAGGTGGTAACCATAATGATTTAATGGACCAAGTTATTAAATACGTAAATAGAAATTCCGTAGACCAATTTTTACTTGAAGCGGCTCCAGCATTAACTGATGCTCAAAAGATGTGCATTTTAGTTAATATTATCGATTCATCTTTATCTGATGGTGAAGCTGAAATCCAAGAACAACAACTATTTGCTAAATTCTTAAAAGCTTTCGGGATTTCTGAAGAAAGATTCAAACCTTTCTTTGAAGTTATTGTTTTAAAAAATGATCGTTCTGTATTCTTAAATCCAAACCATGCTAAAAATCAAACTGGATATAAAGTAAATCTTTCAAAATAA
- a CDS encoding helix-turn-helix transcriptional regulator, whose amino-acid sequence MSKAKRLLDILLFVNAKRKFTAQELADEFKISVRTVHRDLLDLSDMGLPIYAEQGRNGGYTVITTRLLPPMLFTEEEVVSIFFAFQALNYYRDLPFDAEIRSVTHKLYRSLPKDAQAKVDKLRSYIAFWNPKRTIDTPLLKNVLDASIEGSQLHIQYHSKKAITTKHIRPIGVYAHNGLWYMPAYDFHKDKVLLFRVDRIHAIISSIKDDSNFTNLEEWFDSYEVKTPIRLLVELSKEGVRQCLSEPNFQGFVTINEHGTGTIDAMIDEGELHFIAPLFYRLGLHAKIIEPEELIQHMRKQAKEILTMYQEGNL is encoded by the coding sequence ATGTCTAAAGCAAAACGTTTATTAGATATTCTACTATTTGTAAATGCGAAAAGAAAATTTACAGCGCAAGAACTAGCCGATGAATTTAAAATATCCGTCCGAACCGTGCATCGTGATTTATTGGATTTAAGCGATATGGGTTTACCCATATATGCAGAACAAGGGAGGAATGGAGGATATACCGTTATTACAACACGTCTACTTCCACCTATGTTATTTACAGAAGAAGAAGTTGTATCCATTTTCTTTGCATTTCAAGCGCTCAATTATTATCGTGATTTACCTTTTGATGCTGAAATCCGCTCCGTCACGCATAAATTATATCGTTCACTTCCAAAAGATGCCCAAGCAAAAGTAGATAAACTTCGCTCTTATATTGCCTTTTGGAATCCTAAGAGAACAATCGATACCCCTTTATTAAAAAATGTTTTAGATGCGTCGATTGAAGGAAGTCAGCTTCACATTCAATACCACTCAAAAAAAGCGATAACAACAAAGCATATTCGTCCTATCGGTGTATATGCTCATAATGGACTATGGTATATGCCTGCATACGACTTTCATAAAGATAAAGTTTTATTGTTTCGAGTGGATCGTATCCATGCCATTATTTCAAGCATAAAAGACGACAGCAATTTTACAAACTTAGAAGAATGGTTTGATTCATATGAAGTAAAAACCCCTATTAGATTGCTTGTTGAACTGTCTAAAGAAGGCGTACGCCAATGTCTAAGTGAGCCAAATTTCCAAGGTTTCGTGACCATCAACGAACATGGTACGGGTACTATCGATGCGATGATTGATGAAGGTGAGCTTCACTTTATCGCTCCTCTATTTTATAGACTAGGATTACATGCAAAAATTATTGAGCCAGAAGAATTAATCCAACATATGCGGAAACAGGCTAAAGAAATTTTAACGATGTATCAAGAAGGAAATTTATAA
- a CDS encoding dihydrofolate reductase family protein: MNRKIVLFVATSVDGFIAKEDDDLQWLLESEGEGDNGYMDMYQTIDTIIMGKRTYDYVMEHSDAFPYSDKKCYVFSKSAKNKNDDVEFVNENVVSFTQQLKKQSGAHIWMVGGAEILDAFMKENLIDEYIITITPHILGSGIALFKKDNPQINLELIKTTCYGQMVQMHYQVKQES, from the coding sequence ATGAATAGAAAAATTGTTTTATTTGTTGCGACTAGTGTAGATGGATTTATTGCGAAAGAGGATGATGACTTACAATGGTTATTAGAATCAGAAGGGGAAGGGGATAATGGGTACATGGATATGTATCAAACAATTGATACCATCATAATGGGGAAACGCACCTATGATTATGTGATGGAACACTCTGATGCTTTTCCATATTCTGATAAAAAATGTTATGTTTTCTCGAAATCAGCAAAGAACAAAAATGACGATGTGGAATTTGTGAATGAAAATGTTGTATCGTTTACCCAACAGTTAAAGAAACAATCAGGAGCACATATTTGGATGGTTGGTGGAGCAGAGATTCTTGATGCTTTTATGAAAGAAAATCTAATTGACGAATACATTATTACCATTACCCCGCATATATTAGGTTCTGGCATAGCCTTATTTAAAAAGGATAATCCGCAAATCAATCTAGAATTAATAAAGACAACATGTTATGGACAGATGGTGCAAATGCATTATCAAGTAAAACAAGAAAGTTGA
- a CDS encoding peptidylprolyl isomerase, whose protein sequence is MLVTAIIVAACYSKELSIIEIQSVPTKVTERINPNSTLQYIHDSEKGDAYIIFQSLETVIAQLEVRENILDIKLDSVSQENSELKQYVFKITRGDAKYDTVQVLVNGYATPFDIVSGF, encoded by the coding sequence ATGTTAGTTACGGCAATCATAGTAGCAGCTTGTTATTCAAAAGAATTAAGTATTATTGAAATTCAAAGTGTTCCAACAAAAGTAACGGAAAGAATTAATCCTAATTCCACACTGCAATACATTCATGATAGTGAAAAGGGAGACGCCTATATTATTTTTCAATCTTTAGAAACAGTTATAGCTCAGCTTGAAGTGAGAGAGAACATATTAGACATAAAGTTAGATAGTGTAAGTCAAGAAAATAGTGAGTTAAAACAGTACGTATTTAAAATTACTCGTGGTGATGCAAAATATGACACAGTTCAAGTGTTAGTAAACGGATACGCTACGCCTTTTGATATTGTCTCGGGTTTTTAA
- a CDS encoding DNA ligase D, translating to MKPMLLVEANEPPKGDDWLYEGKYDGFRCLLQWTDEEPILKSRNGNVLNHLFPEIIDYCRSLYNQIKEFLPLVFDGEIVYLINNYKSEFAIVQQRGRMQKKEVIAAHATSFPCHYIVFDLLSYQGESQMNRYLKTRKQQLNTLFTSLKLPTAIKYEENHRLQAIDVFEDSQTLWHFIKIYNGEGIIAKKKTSKWQEAVRSTHWLKIKNWKIVTVIVNKFDKGNGYFHGCVHRQGVLTEVVVFRHGMKKEELNTLITFFQANGQQNNETWQLEPSICIDIACIDFDGSKLREPRFHAFRLEMEHQYCNWQLMQRQLMPIPDSVPVTHPNKPVWPAIAITKEDYLYYLQLVSPFILPFLRNRPITLIRFPHGVPGESFYQKSSPEHLPAFVETERMSEHHSILCNNLETLLWLGNQLALEFHIPFQTIDTEKPTEIVFDLDPPSVDAFSLAISGALHLKEIFDYFKLQSFVKTSGGKGLQVYIPLPFNTFSYEQVRLFTEFVCRFLCEQKPELYTIERLKKNRKDRLYLDYVQHAEGKTIISPFSTRGNEMGLVATPLHWNEVNDKLSPEQFTIPTVIERIKRVGNPLIHFQAIGEEQDFQAVLQHLNNQ from the coding sequence ATTAAACCAATGTTATTAGTAGAAGCAAATGAACCGCCAAAAGGAGATGATTGGCTTTACGAAGGGAAATATGACGGATTCCGCTGTCTATTACAGTGGACTGATGAAGAGCCTATTTTGAAAAGTAGAAATGGCAATGTGTTAAATCATTTGTTTCCGGAAATTATTGATTATTGCAGAAGTCTTTATAATCAGATCAAAGAATTTTTACCGTTAGTATTTGACGGAGAAATAGTGTATTTAATCAACAACTATAAAAGTGAATTTGCAATCGTGCAACAACGGGGAAGAATGCAAAAAAAAGAAGTGATTGCTGCACATGCTACATCCTTTCCTTGTCATTATATTGTTTTTGATTTACTTTCCTATCAAGGGGAAAGTCAAATGAATCGCTATTTAAAAACGCGAAAACAGCAACTAAACACTCTTTTTACATCGTTAAAGCTACCGACTGCTATTAAATATGAAGAAAACCATCGTTTACAAGCAATTGATGTTTTTGAAGATAGCCAAACTTTGTGGCATTTCATCAAAATTTATAATGGTGAAGGTATTATTGCCAAGAAAAAGACGAGTAAATGGCAGGAGGCTGTACGGTCAACACATTGGCTAAAAATTAAGAATTGGAAAATTGTCACAGTGATTGTGAACAAATTTGATAAAGGAAATGGATATTTTCACGGTTGTGTGCATCGACAGGGTGTGCTAACGGAAGTGGTTGTTTTTAGGCATGGGATGAAAAAGGAAGAGTTAAATACCCTTATTACATTTTTTCAAGCAAACGGGCAACAAAACAACGAAACATGGCAATTAGAACCATCCATCTGTATTGATATCGCATGTATCGACTTTGATGGTAGTAAGTTAAGAGAACCTCGTTTTCATGCATTTCGATTAGAAATGGAACACCAGTACTGTAATTGGCAACTTATGCAACGCCAGCTTATGCCAATACCGGATAGTGTGCCAGTCACGCATCCCAACAAGCCGGTGTGGCCTGCTATCGCGATTACAAAAGAGGACTATTTGTACTATTTACAGCTTGTATCACCTTTTATACTGCCATTTTTACGAAATCGACCTATTACGTTAATTCGTTTTCCTCATGGGGTACCAGGGGAGAGTTTCTATCAAAAAAGCAGTCCGGAACATCTACCTGCATTTGTCGAAACAGAAAGAATGAGCGAACATCATAGTATCCTATGCAATAATCTTGAAACACTGTTGTGGTTAGGGAACCAACTTGCATTAGAATTTCACATCCCTTTTCAAACGATTGACACTGAAAAGCCTACAGAGATTGTTTTTGACCTAGATCCTCCTTCGGTCGACGCATTTTCACTTGCCATAAGCGGTGCACTACACTTAAAAGAAATATTTGATTATTTTAAACTACAGTCTTTTGTTAAAACTTCTGGTGGCAAAGGTTTGCAAGTTTATATTCCATTACCATTCAATACATTTTCTTATGAACAAGTTCGCCTTTTTACAGAGTTTGTCTGTCGTTTTTTATGTGAGCAAAAACCCGAATTATATACGATTGAACGTTTAAAGAAAAATCGCAAAGATAGATTGTATTTAGATTATGTGCAACATGCGGAAGGGAAAACCATTATATCGCCGTTTTCCACCAGAGGTAACGAAATGGGCTTAGTTGCAACACCTCTACATTGGAATGAAGTAAACGACAAACTATCACCGGAACAATTTACGATACCTACTGTTATAGAGCGAATCAAACGAGTGGGTAATCCATTGATCCATTTTCAAGCGATAGGGGAAGAACAGGATTTTCAGGCAGTGCTTCAGCATTTAAATAACCAATAA
- a CDS encoding serine hydrolase domain-containing protein: MIKVNIEERMNHYRVQGLSLLVIEKGQISQIEHYGYLMAGTRQKVNDQSIFNACSISKFLTSMVVMVLVEQGYLDLDEDVNNKLKSWKVPENQYTKLKKVTLRNLLCHQSGIIDPVNSFSTLNAAHAKPSMVNLLNGTTPYCQSPIEVSGEPWHAFHYSDAGFCIIQLLIEDVMAQSFDSIIEEHIFKPLTMTHSTFSTTFASSKAQSFASGHHKNGKSVTDNYLIYPYPAACGLWTSPADLAKLLLELINALKGSSKIGISANLVKELIQPQGAKEWAGLGVFLEGSGQEVEISSLGWGIGFQCMLVLFPYIEKGMIVMTNTDLGVHQMQGIIGELYKSLISCS, from the coding sequence ATGATCAAAGTAAATATTGAGGAACGTATGAATCACTATCGTGTTCAAGGGTTAAGCCTTTTAGTAATTGAAAAGGGGCAAATTAGTCAAATAGAACATTATGGATATCTTATGGCAGGAACTAGGCAAAAAGTAAATGACCAATCTATTTTCAATGCCTGTTCTATAAGCAAATTTTTAACGAGCATGGTAGTAATGGTATTAGTAGAACAAGGCTATTTAGATTTAGATGAGGATGTCAATAACAAACTGAAATCGTGGAAGGTACCGGAAAATCAATATACGAAGCTAAAAAAAGTAACATTACGAAACTTACTTTGTCATCAATCTGGCATTATAGATCCAGTGAATAGTTTTTCAACTTTAAACGCTGCTCATGCGAAACCGTCAATGGTAAATTTGTTAAATGGCACAACACCTTACTGTCAAAGCCCTATAGAAGTAAGTGGTGAACCTTGGCATGCATTTCATTATTCGGATGCTGGTTTTTGTATTATACAGTTATTAATAGAAGATGTAATGGCACAATCATTTGACTCGATTATAGAAGAGCATATATTTAAACCGTTAACTATGACACATAGCACATTTTCTACAACATTTGCATCATCAAAAGCACAATCTTTCGCTAGTGGTCACCACAAAAATGGAAAATCGGTGACAGATAACTACCTAATTTATCCTTACCCTGCGGCTTGTGGTTTATGGACATCCCCCGCTGATCTAGCTAAATTATTACTAGAGTTAATAAATGCTTTAAAGGGCTCTAGTAAAATCGGTATCTCTGCAAACCTAGTCAAAGAGCTAATTCAACCACAAGGTGCTAAAGAATGGGCTGGTTTAGGTGTATTCCTTGAGGGCTCAGGACAAGAAGTAGAAATCTCCTCCCTTGGCTGGGGTATTGGGTTTCAATGTATGCTTGTATTATTTCCTTATATAGAAAAAGGAATGATTGTTATGACAAATACTGATTTAGGCGTTCATCAAATGCAAGGAATCATAGGTGAACTATACAAATCACTTATCTCCTGTTCATAA
- a CDS encoding linear amide C-N hydrolase, whose translation MLGCSSLSIRTTDDKSLFARTMDFTMEPDSKVIIVPRNYGIRLLEKENVVINNSYAFVGMGSTDITSPVLYDGVNEKGLMGAMLYYATFATYADEPKKGTRGINPVYVISQVLGNCVTVDDVIEKLTSYTLLNEANIILGFAPPLHYTFTDASGESIVIEPDKTGITIHRKTIGVMTNSPGYEWHQTNLRAYIGVTPNPPQDIMMGDLDLTPFGQGAGGLGLPGDFTPSARFLRVAYWKKYTEKAKNETEGVTNLFHILSSVNIPKGVVLTNEGKTDYTIYTSAMCAQSKNYYFKLYDNSRISAVSLMAENLNSQDLITFEWDRKQDIKQLNQVNVMS comes from the coding sequence ATGTTAGGTTGCAGTAGCTTATCAATTCGTACAACAGATGATAAAAGTTTATTCGCTCGCACAATGGATTTTACAATGGAACCAGATAGTAAAGTGATTATTGTCCCACGTAATTACGGCATTCGATTGTTAGAAAAAGAAAATGTAGTCATTAACAATTCATATGCTTTTGTTGGAATGGGAAGCACTGACATTACATCACCAGTTCTCTATGATGGGGTAAACGAAAAGGGATTAATGGGCGCAATGCTTTACTATGCTACATTTGCGACTTATGCTGACGAACCTAAAAAAGGCACAAGAGGCATCAATCCCGTGTATGTAATTTCTCAAGTTTTAGGAAATTGTGTAACTGTCGATGATGTTATTGAAAAATTAACTTCTTATACATTATTGAATGAGGCCAATATAATACTTGGCTTTGCACCCCCACTTCACTATACATTTACAGATGCTTCTGGTGAATCGATTGTTATTGAACCGGATAAAACAGGCATTACCATTCATCGAAAAACGATTGGCGTCATGACGAATAGCCCTGGCTATGAATGGCATCAGACAAATTTAAGAGCTTACATTGGTGTCACACCAAATCCGCCACAAGATATAATGATGGGAGACTTGGATTTGACACCGTTTGGGCAAGGGGCAGGGGGCTTAGGATTACCAGGTGATTTTACGCCGTCAGCACGTTTTCTTCGGGTAGCATACTGGAAAAAATATACTGAAAAAGCCAAAAATGAAACAGAAGGCGTAACAAACTTGTTCCATATTCTATCTTCTGTAAATATCCCAAAAGGTGTTGTTTTGACAAATGAGGGGAAAACGGATTATACCATCTATACCTCAGCTATGTGTGCACAAAGTAAAAACTATTACTTTAAACTGTATGACAATAGTCGAATTTCAGCCGTTTCCTTAATGGCTGAAAATTTAAATAGTCAAGATTTAATTACATTTGAGTGGGATCGTAAACAAGATATTAAGCAATTAAATCAAGTAAATGTAATGAGCTAA
- the ku gene encoding non-homologous end joining protein Ku yields the protein MHTVWKGSISFGLVNIPVKLHAATENKDIKLRQLHKECHTPISYKKVCEGCNQEVTEENIVKAYEYAKNKFVVLDEEELENLRKENEDKAVEIIDFVKLGEIDPIYFERTYFLSPDTTGSKAYALLRQTLEESGKIGVAKIIIRSKEQLAIVRVYQNALVMETIHFPDEVRSVQDVPNIPSEPTIVQKELDAALMLVDQLTTVFNPEKYTDDYRNALMELIEEKKTTNSVSASDKRPLPDNVTDLMSALQASLDKTKKPTTRKRATKTKKNA from the coding sequence ATGCATACAGTTTGGAAAGGTAGCATTTCATTTGGTCTTGTCAACATACCAGTTAAACTACATGCTGCTACAGAAAATAAAGACATTAAATTACGACAACTTCATAAAGAATGCCATACACCTATTAGCTATAAGAAAGTATGTGAGGGTTGTAATCAAGAAGTAACAGAAGAGAATATTGTAAAGGCATATGAGTATGCAAAAAATAAGTTTGTCGTTCTAGATGAAGAAGAGCTAGAGAACTTGCGTAAAGAAAACGAAGATAAGGCTGTTGAAATTATCGATTTTGTTAAATTAGGCGAAATTGACCCTATCTATTTTGAACGAACTTATTTCTTATCGCCTGATACTACAGGCAGTAAGGCATATGCCCTATTGCGACAAACATTAGAAGAGTCAGGTAAAATTGGCGTTGCTAAAATTATTATTCGTTCGAAGGAACAGCTTGCGATTGTTCGTGTTTATCAAAATGCCCTCGTAATGGAAACAATCCATTTTCCTGACGAAGTTCGTAGTGTGCAAGATGTTCCAAACATCCCAAGCGAGCCAACCATTGTTCAAAAAGAATTAGACGCTGCACTGATGCTAGTTGACCAGTTAACAACGGTATTTAATCCAGAAAAATATACAGATGACTATCGCAATGCTTTAATGGAACTTATCGAAGAAAAGAAAACGACAAATTCAGTATCTGCCAGTGATAAGCGTCCACTACCTGACAACGTTACTGATTTGATGTCAGCACTCCAAGCTTCTTTAGATAAAACAAAAAAACCTACAACAAGAAAAAGAGCAACCAAAACGAAGAAAAATGCGTAA
- a CDS encoding MBL fold metallo-hydrolase, with protein MESVQKIAPNFFCIDTHDLNRKERTSAYLLIDEKIALIETSASPSVPYIIEGLNELQITLDDIDYVIVTHIHLDHAGGAGLFLQSCPKAKLVVHPRGAGHMVDPTRLIASAKAVYGEEFQRLFDPIVPVAPERIMEARHGDILSLGNHQLTFYHTEGHAKHHVSMHYSATNGMFVGDTTGVCYPELADEAIDLIIPSTSPNQYDPDTMEQSIQLYEKLNVQELYFGHYGAYQNPTEAYRQVRYWTPLFLVEGEKALASPGTLAQQAKLLDTRLQALLHQYLQRNGIAESHPVYQTLPFDTAVSAMGILDYLQKSKPSTSK; from the coding sequence ATGGAGAGCGTACAAAAAATAGCACCAAACTTTTTTTGCATTGATACGCACGATTTGAATCGGAAGGAACGCACAAGCGCTTATTTACTTATCGATGAGAAAATTGCGTTGATTGAAACATCTGCAAGTCCTTCCGTGCCCTATATAATAGAAGGTTTAAATGAATTGCAAATTACACTAGATGATATTGACTATGTCATCGTTACACATATTCATTTAGATCATGCAGGCGGGGCTGGTCTTTTTCTTCAAAGTTGCCCGAAAGCAAAATTAGTCGTACATCCCCGTGGTGCTGGGCATATGGTTGACCCAACCCGCCTAATTGCAAGTGCAAAGGCTGTATATGGTGAAGAATTCCAACGCCTCTTTGACCCAATCGTACCGGTTGCGCCTGAACGGATTATGGAAGCTAGGCATGGCGATATTTTATCATTGGGCAATCATCAACTAACTTTTTACCATACAGAAGGTCATGCCAAGCATCACGTATCCATGCATTACTCTGCGACGAATGGAATGTTTGTAGGTGATACAACAGGTGTCTGTTATCCAGAGTTGGCCGATGAAGCAATTGATTTAATTATCCCTTCAACTTCCCCGAATCAGTATGATCCGGATACGATGGAGCAATCGATTCAATTATACGAAAAACTTAACGTTCAGGAATTGTATTTCGGTCATTACGGTGCTTATCAAAATCCAACAGAAGCCTATCGTCAAGTTCGTTACTGGACGCCGTTGTTTCTAGTTGAAGGAGAAAAGGCACTAGCTTCACCGGGTACTTTAGCACAGCAAGCTAAATTATTAGATACGAGATTACAAGCACTATTACATCAATATCTACAGCGAAATGGTATTGCAGAAAGCCATCCCGTCTATCAAACACTTCCTTTTGATACAGCAGTATCAGCAATGGGCATTCTTGATTATTTGCAAAAAAGCAAACCATCTACTAGCAAATAG
- the csaA gene encoding chaperone CsaA: MATIEDFMALDIRIGTVMEAEELPKARVPAIKMSIDFGETLGIKQSSAQITKRYTPDEIIGKQVVAVVNFPPRRVAGFKSEVLVIGGVPIEGDVILLTPDQSVPNGTKIS, encoded by the coding sequence ATGGCGACCATTGAAGACTTTATGGCACTGGATATTCGAATCGGTACAGTTATGGAAGCGGAAGAATTACCAAAGGCACGAGTTCCCGCTATTAAAATGAGCATTGATTTTGGTGAAACATTGGGCATTAAGCAATCTTCTGCACAAATTACAAAACGATATACACCTGATGAAATCATCGGCAAACAAGTAGTAGCAGTTGTCAATTTCCCGCCACGACGAGTAGCAGGTTTCAAATCAGAGGTTCTCGTAATCGGTGGTGTGCCGATAGAGGGAGATGTCATTCTATTAACACCCGATCAATCAGTACCCAATGGCACAAAAATTAGTTAA